In the genome of Micromonospora sp. Llam0, the window GGGCACCGAAACGGACGCGCTCCAGCGGTAGCCCCGCTTCACCCACCAGCTTCACCCGTTCCGCAGGCCCAGGGTTATGCGCCACCTGGGCCACTGTGGCGGGTGGCGTCCTGGGCGGTTCGCCGTCGGATCTCCTTGACGCTGACCACGTCGCCGCTCACGGCATCGGTGGCCCGCCAGAATTCGAGACCGTCCGTTGAGAGCTTCGACTCCGGAGCATCGCTCCCGAGGGCCGCCACCTTGACCGCTTGGCCAGCAGCCGACAGTGAGGAGCAGACCTGCCCGCTGTAACGGACCCGGCCGTCCGGGAGCAACTCGCTACGATATGTCACGCCGAGATAGTTTCCGTGGAGAGTGCTTCCCGGTCGGAGTCGCCCAGCGGCGATCATGTCGCTCACCTTGACCCGGCGCTCTTGCTCGGTCACCGTCGGTCTGGTCGCCCGACTGGTGACCGTGGGCCTGCTGGTACCGGCAGCTCTCGGGGATGGAGCAGGTGAGGGGAGAGGAGCCGGCTCCTCTACGGTGCCCAATGGCGGGGCCTGCCGGCCACTGAGTCCAGGGAAGTCGAACGTGGCTTTCGCCCTGATCAGGCTTGCCCGGATCTCGTCGTCGGTGAACCGTGGTAGGCGTTGGCTCAGCGCAGCGACAAGCTCGGCCGCCGGATCAGCACTGCCGAACATGGCGCTCAGTTGAGTATCGACCTGGCGATCGACGAAGAACTCCTTCCATAGCTCATCGATCCGATTGTCTCGCATGTTGTCCCTGCTGAACAGGCTGAGTAGCGCCACTGCAGGCTCGGTATCGTCAATGCGTACGGCTCGGAACAGCTTTTGCTCGATGGGCACCGGGGCGTGTGCGTTGTAGATCCGCCACTCCCTGCCGTCGGTGAGGGCGACCCACTCGACTCCGGCTGCCGTGGCATAGGCGATCGTCTGGT includes:
- a CDS encoding restriction endonuclease, with the translated sequence MLELRDVVKQCGERLDRFRTSRSRLGEQDTKASLISPIIEALGWDPRDPDEVSHEYRRNGTDNPVDYALLLRKTPKFFIEAKGLGQNLDVPKWANQTIAYATAAGVEWVALTDGREWRIYNAHAPVPIEQKLFRAVRIDDTEPAVALLSLFSRDNMRDNRIDELWKEFFVDRQVDTQLSAMFGSADPAAELVAALSQRLPRFTDDEIRASLIRAKATFDFPGLSGRQAPPLGTVEEPAPLPSPAPSPRAAGTSRPTVTSRATRPTVTEQERRVKVSDMIAAGRLRPGSTLHGNYLGVTYRSELLPDGRVRYSGQVCSSLSAAGQAVKVAALGSDAPESKLSTDGLEFWRATDAVSGDVVSVKEIRRRTAQDATRHSGPGGA